One window from the genome of Maylandia zebra isolate NMK-2024a linkage group LG18, Mzebra_GT3a, whole genome shotgun sequence encodes:
- the ankrd33bb gene encoding ankyrin repeat domain-containing protein 33B, protein MVLITEEQGKGSKVQENGVAGGVRISKTEYRTNKVDMDIPVMSITKAGKDDDESEESSEADNEELEIDYTRNYWEDEDDIYQEFEELDFETLPDRSDTQSIASDDSFYPLDNSVTSHMRYSFSSDSPEPISFFKACCNNNAVIVKIMIRQGVTEEEVKETDRNRRSGLIVACYNGYVDVVIALSQCPYLDVNWQDNEGNTALITAAQAGHAIISNYLLNYFPGLDIERRNCHGFTALMKAAMQGRAECVRSIMLAGGDIQARDFGRKMTPKEWALFTGRYETARLMSRLMSNPCPEQFCDSFSLEWPLLEELVAQAQEPKTCKQRLINLLSCCPYRFYINNKVKPMEDGVLEHMVRITTGLSSPLIATACRTVCPSSPPCIGKRRHAVQEILKRQRLAELKRLGPERLNNYKKRFQNSRILLIPREKDRRASLQPQLLNNMAAASTVAIRRASLLPLHMLRRSSVRPGLVVPKVRLCKAPAPSYKPEKLRRNSNQNQLQIPKWDYKMKKIGRMQEEERQRLLPLIRRR, encoded by the exons ATGGTGCTAATAACGGAGGAACAAGGTAAAGGTTCAAAGGTTCAAGAGAATGGAGTGGCTGGAGGAGTCAGAATTAGTAAGACTGAGTATAGAACCAATAAAGTGGATATGGATATTCCTGTCATGTCCATCACCAAGGCTGGCAAAGACGACGATGAGAGCGAGGAATCAAGCGAGGCAGATAATGAGGAACTTGAAATCGATTACACTCGAAATTACTGGGAGGATGAGGATGATATCTACCAGGAATTTGAAGAGTTGGACTTTGAGACCTTGCCCGATCGCTCAGACACACAGAGCATTGCCTCAGATGACTCCTTCTATCCCCTCGACAATTCAGTCACCTCTCACATGCGCTACTCGTTTAGCTCTGACAGTCCAGAGCCCATCTCCTTCTTCAAGGCCTGCTGCAACAACAATGCCGTCATTGTCAAGATCATGATCAGACAAGgagtgactgaagaggaagtgAAGGAGACTGACAGAAACAGAAGA tctgGCTTGATTGTGGCGTGCTATAACGGCTATGTGGATGTGGTCATCGCTCTTTCTCAATGCCCGTATCTGGATGTTAACTGGCAGGACAACGAGGGGAACACCGCTCTTATAACTGCAGCTCAAGCAg GTCATGCCATCATTTCCAACTACCTACTAAACTACTTTCCTGGTCTGGACATCGAGAGGAGGAACTGTCACGGTTTCACAGCTTTGATGAAGGCTGCCATGCAGGGCCGGGCTGAGTGTGTTAGATCGATCATGTTGGCAG GAGGTGATATCCAGGCTCGGGACTTTGGCCGGAAAATGACACCCAAGGAGTGGGCGCTCTTCACCGGTCGGTATGAAACAGCCCGCCTGATGAGTCGGCTGATGTCCAACCCTTGTCCTGAGCAGTTCTGTGACTCCTTCTCCCTGGAGTGGCCACTGCTGGAG GAGTTGGTGGCCCAGGCCCAAGAGCCAAAGACCTGTAAGCAGCGTTTGATCAACCTTCTTTCCTGCTGCCCTTATAGATTTTACATCAACAACAAGGTAAAACCTATGGAAGATGGTGTCCTTGAACACATGGTCCGGATCACCACGGGACTGTCCAGTCCGCTTATCGCCACAGCTTGCCGCACGGTGTGCCCGAGCAGCCCGCCGTGCATCGGAAAACGTCGTCACGCGGTGCAAGAGATTCTAAAGAGGCAACGTCTGGCGGAGCTGAAGCGCTTGGGCCCAGAGAGGCTAAACAACTACAAGAAACGTTTCCAGAACTCACGGATCCTCCTCATCCCCAGGGAGAAGGATCGGAGGGCCAGTCTCCAGCCTCAGCTGCTAAACAACATGGCAGCGGCGTCCACAGTGGCCATAAGACGAGCCAGCCTGCTGCCACTCCATATGCTGAGGAGAAGCAGTGTGAGGCCGGGCCTAGTGGTTCCCAAGGTGAGGCTCTGCAAGGCCCCAGCTCCAAGCTACAAACCAGAAAAACTCAGAAGGAACAGTAACCAGAACCAGCTCCAGATACCCAAGTGGGAttataaaatgaagaaaatagggaggatgcaggaggaggagCGGCAACGACTGCTACCCCTGATTAGGAGAAGATGA